The Kluyvera intermedia genome includes the window ACGGTTGTCACCACCAAAGTAAAAACGGCGCTGTTTAGCGACAAAGAGATTAAATCCAGCGAAATTAACGTGCAGACCTTCAAAGGCCGTGTGCAGTTGAGCGGATTTGTATCATCGGCTGACGACGCAAAGCGTGCCGTGGACGTAACGCGTAAAGTGCAGGGCGTTAGAATCGTTGAAAACGATATGAAAATTAAATAATTTTCTGCATACAGTAGAAACAAAGGCGCCTGATGGCGCCTTTGTCGTCTCTGCGGCTGTCAGCGACAACTCGCCCCTTTTACGATAAAGTAACATGACATTATCCGCCAGGTGAGAAGACGATGTACGAGCGCTATGCTGGATTGATTTTTGATATGGATGGCACCATTCTTGATACGGAGC containing:
- a CDS encoding BON domain-containing protein, producing the protein MKWFKAMAAACAALMVAISLSGCAGSSTKESTGGYIDDTVVTTKVKTALFSDKEIKSSEINVQTFKGRVQLSGFVSSADDAKRAVDVTRKVQGVRIVENDMKIK